Proteins co-encoded in one Cytobacillus sp. NJ13 genomic window:
- a CDS encoding YaaL family protein: MFFRRKGWLRSEFDEKLLEQLNRLKTDWNNQKSLVEKSFDPSPEAISQAKLAEAKYFFLFREAKKRNVRVRM; encoded by the coding sequence ATGTTTTTTCGCAGGAAAGGATGGCTTCGCAGCGAGTTTGATGAGAAGCTTTTGGAGCAGCTGAACAGATTGAAAACAGATTGGAACAACCAGAAATCGCTAGTGGAAAAAAGCTTTGATCCTTCCCCGGAAGCAATCAGCCAGGCAAAGCTGGCCGAAGCTAAATACTTTTTTCTATTCAGGGAAGCTAAAAAGAGAAATGTAAGAGTCAGAATGTAG
- the tadA gene encoding tRNA adenosine(34) deaminase TadA, with the protein MRQASFTEDELYMQEAIKEGKLAEGLEEVPIGAVIVLDGEIIARAHNLREVNQTAIAHAELLAIDQACKNLGTWRLENAVLYVTLEPCPMCSGSIILSRIKKVVYGAKDPKGGCAGTLMNLLQDERFNHQSEVVPGVLEEECGEMLSSFFRGLRKRKKEEKKRRQLLQMEHDTGIDNG; encoded by the coding sequence ATGAGGCAAGCATCATTCACTGAAGATGAACTGTATATGCAGGAGGCCATTAAAGAAGGAAAGCTGGCGGAAGGTCTGGAAGAAGTTCCAATTGGCGCAGTCATTGTCCTGGATGGGGAAATCATTGCCCGGGCACATAACCTGAGAGAAGTGAATCAGACTGCGATTGCGCATGCAGAATTGCTTGCTATTGATCAGGCATGCAAAAACCTCGGAACCTGGCGGCTGGAGAATGCTGTTCTTTATGTTACTTTAGAGCCTTGTCCGATGTGCTCGGGATCCATTATTCTCTCGCGCATCAAAAAGGTGGTGTATGGGGCTAAGGATCCAAAGGGAGGGTGTGCCGGAACGCTTATGAATCTACTGCAGGATGAGCGGTTCAATCATCAGAGTGAAGTTGTGCCAGGGGTGCTGGAAGAAGAATGCGGCGAGATGCTTTCGAGCTTTTTCAGAGGGTTGCGAAAGCGCAAGAAAGAAGAGAAAAAAAGAAGGCAATTGCTGCAGATGGAACATGATACAGGAATTGACAATGGTTAG
- a CDS encoding isochorismatase family cysteine hydrolase — MTQTCKPALIIIDMINDFNFHHGKILADKALNIAKPINELKTAFHEQDLPVIYVNDHYNLWQADLDTIMNHCRNSVSAPILHEMHPSPDDYFLIKPKHSAFYGTALNTLLHQLGVNMLVITGIAGNICVLFSANDAYMREYHLHIPHDCTASNDDHDNENTLKMMENVLKANISSFSDNNYNISSMFPS, encoded by the coding sequence ATAACGCAAACCTGTAAACCGGCTCTTATCATTATTGACATGATTAACGACTTTAATTTTCACCATGGAAAAATCCTTGCTGACAAAGCTTTAAATATCGCAAAACCCATCAATGAATTAAAGACCGCTTTTCATGAGCAGGATCTCCCGGTCATTTATGTGAATGATCATTATAATCTCTGGCAGGCTGATCTGGATACAATTATGAATCATTGCCGCAATTCTGTCAGTGCACCTATCCTTCATGAGATGCACCCATCGCCGGATGATTATTTTTTAATAAAGCCAAAGCATTCCGCTTTTTATGGCACTGCCTTAAATACTCTTCTGCACCAGCTCGGCGTCAATATGCTTGTCATAACGGGCATCGCGGGCAATATCTGCGTCCTATTTTCGGCCAATGATGCCTATATGAGAGAATATCATTTACATATACCGCATGACTGCACCGCTTCTAATGATGACCACGATAATGAAAATACCTTAAAGATGATGGAAAACGTATTAAAGGCCAATATATCTTCCTTCTCTGACAACAATTATAACATTTCTTCTATGTTTCCTTCATAA
- the recR gene encoding recombination mediator RecR yields MHYPEPISKLIDSFMKLPGIGPKTAARLAFFVLSMKEDTVLDFAKALVNAKRNLSYCSVCGHITDQDPCYICEDQRRDRSVICVVQDPKDVIAMEKMKEYNGLYHVLHGAISPMDGIGPEDINIPDLLKRLQDETVQEIILATNPNIEGEATAMYISRLIKPSGIKATRIAHGLPVGGDLEYADEVTLSKALEGRREV; encoded by the coding sequence ATGCACTATCCTGAACCGATATCAAAGCTGATTGACAGCTTTATGAAATTGCCCGGAATCGGCCCAAAAACGGCTGCGCGTCTGGCGTTTTTTGTTTTGAGTATGAAAGAAGATACTGTGCTGGATTTTGCCAAGGCACTTGTCAATGCGAAAAGAAATTTATCTTACTGCTCTGTCTGCGGCCATATCACTGATCAGGATCCGTGTTATATTTGTGAGGATCAGAGACGCGACAGGTCAGTAATCTGTGTGGTCCAGGATCCGAAAGACGTTATTGCCATGGAAAAGATGAAGGAATATAACGGACTGTATCATGTCCTTCACGGAGCCATTTCTCCAATGGATGGAATTGGGCCTGAAGATATCAATATTCCTGATTTATTGAAGAGGCTTCAGGATGAAACAGTCCAGGAAATTATTCTTGCCACCAATCCAAATATTGAAGGGGAAGCAACAGCCATGTATATCTCCCGCCTGATCAAGCCATCCGGCATAAAGGCTACCCGGATTGCCCATGGCCTGCCAGTAGGCGGAGACTTGGAATATGCGGATGAAGTAACGCTTTCAAAAGCGTTAGAGGGCAGAAGAGAAGTTTAA
- a CDS encoding YbaB/EbfC family nucleoid-associated protein — protein sequence MRGGMGNMQNMMKQMQKMQKKMAQAQEELGEKRIEGTAGGGMVTVVVSGHKQVLEVNIKEEVVDPEDIEMLQDLVLAATNDALKKADDLTNDTMGQFTKGMNLPGMF from the coding sequence ATGCGCGGTGGAATGGGAAATATGCAAAATATGATGAAGCAAATGCAGAAAATGCAAAAGAAGATGGCTCAGGCACAGGAAGAGCTTGGCGAAAAAAGAATTGAAGGAACAGCTGGCGGCGGAATGGTGACTGTCGTTGTATCCGGACATAAACAAGTATTAGAAGTAAACATTAAAGAAGAAGTTGTTGATCCGGAAGATATTGAAATGCTTCAGGACCTTGTTCTGGCGGCAACTAACGATGCGCTGAAAAAAGCGGATGACTTAACAAACGACACAATGGGCCAATTTACTAAAGGAATGAACCTGCCGGGAATGTTTTAA
- the dnaX gene encoding DNA polymerase III subunit gamma/tau produces the protein MSYQALYRVWRPQQFIDVVGQEHVTKTLQNALLQEKISHAYLFSGPRGTGKTSAAKILAKAVNCEKAPVTEPCNECAACRGITDGSIPDVIEIDAASNNGVEEIRDIRDKVKYAPNAVKYKVYIVDEVHMLSIGAFNALLKTLEEPPRHVIFILATTEPHKIPLTIISRCQRFDFKRITAQAITGRMKLIADETDAAYEDQALQIIARAAEGGMRDALSLLDQAISFSQDRVTIEDALSVTGAVSQGFLNKLARAVKDRDAASGLEFLEELLFQGKDPSRFIEDFILYYRDMLLYKAAPRLEESLERVMLDEDFQQLAQEVEPEELYELIGVLNKAQQEMRWTNHPRIFLEVAIVKLCQLEQNEKSGQSADIKPLMQKIEQLQHELSELKKNGITVKDDGAPAVQKKPQRSSRKGFQAPVGKVNEVLKQATKNDLVAVKSRWGEMLNLLVQNQMRSQAALLNEAEPVAASETALIVKFKYEIHCQMAMDNAKFLDTLANVLFELLGKRLQLVGIPDEQWQSVREDFLRSQRDGDESGEGFGRTEEEPHVAEAVKLFGAELIEIKE, from the coding sequence GTGAGTTATCAAGCTTTATATCGTGTTTGGCGTCCGCAGCAGTTTATCGATGTTGTCGGGCAGGAACATGTGACAAAGACTTTGCAAAACGCCCTGCTTCAGGAGAAGATATCACACGCCTATTTGTTTTCCGGCCCCCGCGGAACAGGTAAAACAAGTGCAGCAAAAATTCTTGCAAAGGCTGTTAACTGTGAGAAGGCACCTGTCACTGAACCGTGCAATGAGTGTGCAGCCTGCAGAGGCATTACAGACGGTTCGATCCCTGATGTCATTGAAATTGATGCTGCATCCAATAATGGTGTAGAAGAAATCAGGGATATCAGGGACAAAGTGAAATATGCCCCAAACGCTGTAAAGTATAAGGTTTACATCGTCGATGAGGTGCATATGCTTTCCATTGGAGCTTTCAATGCCCTGTTAAAGACGCTTGAAGAGCCGCCTAGGCATGTCATTTTTATTTTAGCCACAACGGAGCCTCATAAAATTCCGCTAACGATTATTTCCCGATGCCAGCGATTTGATTTTAAACGGATTACGGCTCAGGCGATAACAGGAAGAATGAAGCTGATTGCGGATGAAACAGATGCAGCATATGAGGACCAGGCACTGCAGATCATCGCGAGAGCTGCAGAAGGCGGTATGCGTGATGCTCTTAGCTTGCTTGATCAGGCAATTTCCTTCAGCCAGGATCGCGTTACAATTGAAGATGCCCTGTCTGTGACAGGCGCTGTGTCGCAAGGGTTTCTAAATAAACTGGCAAGAGCGGTTAAAGACAGGGATGCCGCGTCCGGGCTGGAATTTCTGGAAGAGCTTCTTTTTCAGGGGAAAGATCCATCCCGCTTTATAGAAGACTTTATTCTGTATTACCGGGATATGCTTTTATATAAAGCAGCACCGAGGCTGGAGGAATCATTGGAAAGAGTCATGCTCGATGAAGACTTCCAGCAGCTTGCCCAGGAAGTGGAGCCGGAAGAGCTCTATGAATTGATTGGGGTGCTGAACAAAGCCCAGCAGGAAATGCGATGGACCAACCATCCGAGGATTTTCCTGGAAGTGGCGATTGTGAAGCTGTGCCAGCTTGAACAGAATGAGAAATCCGGACAGTCTGCAGACATCAAGCCGCTGATGCAAAAAATTGAACAGCTTCAGCATGAGCTGTCGGAATTAAAGAAAAACGGCATAACGGTGAAAGATGATGGAGCTCCTGCTGTACAGAAAAAGCCGCAGAGAAGTTCACGCAAAGGATTCCAGGCACCAGTTGGAAAAGTGAATGAAGTACTGAAGCAGGCAACGAAAAACGACCTGGTGGCTGTCAAAAGCCGCTGGGGCGAAATGCTGAACCTGCTTGTTCAAAACCAGATGCGTTCCCAGGCGGCGCTTCTCAATGAAGCAGAACCTGTTGCCGCATCTGAAACAGCTCTTATCGTAAAGTTCAAATATGAAATCCACTGTCAGATGGCCATGGATAATGCGAAATTCCTGGATACACTGGCGAATGTCCTATTTGAGCTATTAGGAAAAAGATTGCAGCTGGTAGGCATTCCGGATGAACAATGGCAAAGTGTCAGGGAGGATTTCCTGCGCAGCCAGCGTGACGGAGATGAGTCTGGCGAGGGCTTCGGCAGAACTGAGGAAGAGCCCCATGTGGCTGAAGCGGTCAAGTTATTTGGCGCTGAACTAATTGAAATTAAAGAATAG
- a CDS encoding glycoside hydrolase family 18 protein gives MQIHVIQQNQSLFGIAQAYGTTVEDLIEANEIPNPNNLVIGQTLVIPIIGRFYWVQPGDSLYSISRMFGISYQQLASVNGISVNQPLQVGFRLYIPPRPKTNAEFNAYVEPRGDTVAPELVESAREAAPYLTYLAPFSFQALRDGSLKEPLLNDFPAIARANNNVLMMVITNQENDQFSDELGRILLNDMEIQDAFLDNITATAKKYGFRDIHFDFEFLRPADREAYNNFLRKAKARFSQEGWLISTALAPKTSAEQQGLWYEAHDYKAHGEIVDFVVIMTYEWGYSGGPAMAVSPIGPVRQVLEYAISEMPSSKIMMGQNLYGYDWTLPFVQGTTARAVSPQQAIQIAAENNVAIQYDYQAQAPFFNYTAPDGKRHEVWFEDARSIQAKFDLIKELKLRGMSYWKLGLSFPQNWLLITENFNVTKRA, from the coding sequence TTGCAGATTCATGTGATCCAGCAAAACCAGTCTTTGTTCGGCATTGCCCAGGCATATGGTACGACGGTTGAAGATCTGATAGAGGCAAATGAAATTCCCAATCCAAATAATCTGGTGATCGGCCAGACACTTGTTATTCCGATAATTGGAAGATTTTATTGGGTTCAGCCCGGTGACAGCCTTTACTCAATTTCAAGAATGTTCGGCATTTCTTATCAGCAGCTCGCATCTGTCAATGGCATTTCGGTGAACCAGCCGCTGCAGGTGGGGTTCCGCCTTTATATCCCGCCACGCCCGAAAACGAACGCAGAGTTCAATGCCTATGTGGAGCCAAGAGGCGATACAGTCGCCCCTGAACTGGTAGAAAGCGCAAGAGAGGCTGCGCCTTATTTGACCTATCTGGCACCATTCAGTTTCCAGGCCCTTCGAGATGGTTCTTTGAAGGAGCCGCTTCTGAATGATTTCCCGGCTATTGCGAGAGCCAATAATAATGTATTGATGATGGTTATTACCAATCAGGAAAACGATCAGTTCAGTGATGAACTCGGCAGGATATTGTTAAATGATATGGAGATTCAGGATGCATTCCTTGATAACATAACCGCTACCGCAAAAAAGTATGGTTTCAGGGATATTCATTTTGATTTTGAGTTTTTGCGCCCGGCGGACCGGGAAGCCTATAACAACTTCCTCAGAAAAGCAAAGGCGAGATTCAGTCAGGAGGGCTGGCTGATTTCTACAGCATTGGCGCCGAAAACAAGTGCAGAACAACAGGGTCTCTGGTATGAAGCACATGATTATAAAGCACATGGAGAGATAGTTGATTTTGTGGTGATCATGACCTATGAATGGGGCTACAGCGGCGGTCCGGCAATGGCCGTTTCCCCAATTGGCCCTGTGCGGCAGGTATTGGAGTATGCGATCAGTGAGATGCCTTCTTCCAAAATTATGATGGGCCAGAACCTATATGGTTATGACTGGACACTTCCTTTTGTTCAGGGCACCACCGCTAGAGCAGTCAGTCCGCAGCAGGCCATTCAAATCGCTGCAGAGAATAATGTAGCCATTCAATATGATTACCAGGCGCAGGCGCCATTTTTCAACTACACAGCACCTGACGGCAAAAGGCACGAGGTCTGGTTTGAGGATGCACGCTCCATCCAGGCCAAATTTGATTTAATCAAAGAACTGAAGCTGCGGGGTATGAGCTACTGGAAACTCGGCCTGTCTTTCCCGCAAAATTGGCTTCTGATTACAGAAAACTTCAACGTGACAAAAAGAGCTTGA
- a CDS encoding pro-sigmaK processing inhibitor BofA family protein encodes MDPIAVISILGGLILLLLFIGAPLKPVRFIGQGAIKLIIGALFLFFLNAFGNQVGIYVPINLATSAISGFLGIPGLFALVAIQTWIM; translated from the coding sequence TTGGACCCTATTGCAGTAATCTCCATTTTAGGAGGGTTAATCTTATTGCTTCTATTTATAGGAGCCCCATTAAAACCAGTAAGGTTCATAGGGCAGGGAGCCATTAAACTGATCATAGGAGCCCTCTTTTTATTTTTCTTAAATGCATTTGGCAATCAGGTTGGCATATATGTTCCCATAAACCTTGCCACTTCGGCCATTTCCGGATTTCTAGGCATTCCTGGATTGTTTGCGCTTGTTGCCATACAGACATGGATTATGTAA